From Alcaligenes faecalis, the proteins below share one genomic window:
- a CDS encoding FUSC family protein, translating into MATAKIGLSGLTRLVWQDLQPTPGRLAQSWRVAVLCALMVLLAMNYGIPESAVSCFVIFFVMKSDAGESSVLALALVVLVSIVVLLMVPLIQVTIQYPAWRLLAMVLTSFVLLFLGVASKLGPLGGIIALVIAFVLTLLGYVPFGEIATRAVLYAWLMTCAPMGLVLIFNLCFGLYPHKVLRRELAARLRLAAQGLMGQADTQDLWDELALGVSAQQKRLGWIRLFRLRTAQEQADLDQAILNSYRALLAVAVLRDQHLDNEQATAFAQICERSAQDIEQGRLPQIDDLPELPACSSLAVQDLRDALLALSGAVSIGKADPEHGSFMVPDAFSNPVYQHHALKATAAAVLCYLIYSAADWQGIHTAMITCYVAALGSTGETVHKLALRIVGCLLGAALGFITILFVMPHLLDIGGLMVVVFLVSLLGAWVFYGPERISYAGIQIAFAFYLVTLQGFGPSFDLDSARDRVIGILLGNAVMYVMFTQIWPVSIAGSVRQRLAKASESLMGLGALWQERPAQAVQQSASVAQELSAAKYGLALMQLEPEGLRPDEQQARDMQTQWQELRQQFIGQAYLPVSSRRSD; encoded by the coding sequence ATGGCGACTGCTAAGATCGGTTTGTCGGGTCTGACGCGGCTGGTCTGGCAAGACTTGCAGCCCACCCCTGGCCGTCTGGCGCAAAGCTGGCGAGTGGCCGTGCTGTGCGCCCTGATGGTGTTGCTGGCCATGAACTACGGCATCCCCGAGTCTGCCGTCAGCTGCTTTGTGATCTTCTTTGTGATGAAGTCTGACGCTGGGGAAAGCTCGGTGCTGGCGCTGGCCCTGGTGGTGCTGGTGTCTATTGTGGTGCTGCTGATGGTGCCACTGATTCAGGTCACGATTCAGTATCCGGCCTGGCGTTTGCTGGCCATGGTGCTGACGTCCTTTGTGCTGCTGTTTTTAGGGGTCGCCAGCAAGCTGGGGCCCTTGGGCGGCATTATTGCCTTGGTCATCGCTTTTGTGCTGACCTTGCTGGGCTATGTGCCCTTTGGCGAAATTGCTACCCGCGCCGTGCTTTATGCCTGGTTGATGACCTGCGCCCCCATGGGCCTGGTGCTGATCTTCAACCTTTGCTTTGGCTTGTACCCGCATAAGGTGCTGCGTCGTGAACTGGCCGCGCGCTTGCGTTTGGCGGCACAGGGTTTGATGGGGCAGGCCGATACGCAGGATTTGTGGGACGAGCTGGCGTTGGGAGTCAGCGCACAACAAAAGCGACTGGGCTGGATAAGGTTGTTTCGTTTGCGAACGGCACAAGAGCAGGCGGATCTGGATCAGGCCATTTTGAATAGCTACCGGGCCTTGCTGGCGGTTGCCGTCCTGCGCGATCAGCATCTGGACAATGAGCAGGCCACGGCGTTTGCCCAGATCTGCGAGCGCAGCGCGCAGGATATTGAACAAGGCCGCCTGCCGCAGATAGACGATCTGCCCGAGCTGCCTGCTTGCAGCTCTTTGGCCGTACAGGATTTGCGCGATGCCTTGCTGGCTTTGTCGGGTGCGGTATCCATTGGCAAGGCGGACCCGGAGCATGGCTCTTTCATGGTGCCCGATGCCTTTAGCAATCCGGTGTATCAGCACCATGCCTTGAAGGCGACGGCCGCTGCCGTGCTTTGTTATCTGATCTACAGCGCGGCAGACTGGCAGGGCATTCATACGGCCATGATCACCTGCTACGTGGCCGCCTTGGGTTCCACCGGGGAAACCGTACACAAGCTGGCCTTGCGGATTGTGGGCTGTTTGCTGGGGGCGGCGCTAGGCTTTATCACCATCCTGTTTGTGATGCCGCATCTGCTGGATATTGGTGGCTTGATGGTTGTGGTCTTCCTGGTCTCCTTGTTGGGGGCCTGGGTGTTCTACGGTCCCGAGCGTATTTCCTATGCCGGTATTCAAATTGCCTTTGCTTTTTATCTGGTGACCTTGCAGGGTTTTGGTCCCAGCTTTGATCTGGATTCGGCTCGGGATCGCGTGATCGGCATTTTGCTGGGTAATGCAGTCATGTACGTGATGTTTACCCAAATCTGGCCCGTCAGTATTGCGGGCTCGGTGCGTCAGCGTCTGGCCAAGGCTTCTGAAAGCTTGATGGGGCTGGGAGCCTTGTGGCAAGAGCGTCCGGCCCAGGCCGTGCAGCAGTCGGCCAGTGTGGCCCAGGAGCTGTCGGCAGCCAAGTACGGTTTGGCCTTGATGCAGCTGGAACCAGAGGGCTTGCGTCCGGACGAGCAGCAGGCCCGGGACATGCAAACCCAATGGCAGGAACTGCGCCAGCAGTTCATCGGGCAGGCCTACCTGCCTGTGTCCAGCCGCCGAAGCGATTGA
- a CDS encoding NCS2 family permease: MAEQESALRPGQEALVPPVAGGWLQKHFAYKERGSSLRQEVLAGLTTFLAMVYSVFVVPSMLGKAGFDTSSVFVAVCLTSAFGSLLMGLWANLPIAVGCALSLTAFLAFDLVLGQQLSPAVALGAVFLMGLIFTLISATGIRTWILRNLPLGIAHGTGIGIGLFLLMIASNEVGLVTRNTGAGLPVALGDVTSMPVWLSVLGLAAIFGLERRRVTGGILLVILGLSAVGLVFDPNVRFTGLFAMPSLLGENSLIGAMDIGGALNAVVLPSVLALVMTAVFDATGTIRAVAGNAGQLDKDGQIINGSRALTTDSLSSLVSASLGASPAAAYIESAAGTAAGGRTGLTAVVVGLGFLMLIFLSPLAGLVPSYATAPALMYVGLLMLGGVRHLNTDDTVDTMAGLVCAVFIVLTVNIVTGIMLGFCTLVLGRLFAGELRRLNVGTVLIALALAVFYLGGWAL, encoded by the coding sequence ATGGCTGAGCAAGAATCCGCATTGCGGCCAGGGCAGGAGGCCCTGGTCCCTCCGGTTGCTGGCGGTTGGTTGCAAAAACATTTTGCTTATAAAGAGCGCGGCAGCTCCTTGCGCCAGGAAGTCCTGGCGGGGCTGACTACCTTTCTGGCAATGGTGTATTCCGTCTTTGTGGTGCCCTCCATGCTTGGCAAGGCGGGCTTTGATACCTCGTCGGTTTTTGTGGCCGTGTGTCTGACCAGTGCCTTTGGCTCTTTGCTGATGGGGCTGTGGGCGAATCTGCCGATTGCAGTGGGCTGTGCCTTGTCCTTGACCGCATTTTTGGCCTTTGACCTGGTGCTCGGGCAGCAACTTAGCCCGGCGGTCGCTTTGGGGGCCGTGTTCCTGATGGGCCTGATCTTTACCCTGATTTCCGCCACCGGGATTCGCACCTGGATTTTGCGCAATCTGCCTTTGGGCATTGCGCATGGCACGGGTATCGGGATTGGCCTGTTCCTGCTGATGATCGCCTCCAACGAGGTGGGCCTGGTCACCCGCAATACCGGCGCCGGTCTGCCGGTTGCCTTGGGGGATGTCACGTCCATGCCGGTATGGCTGAGCGTGCTGGGTTTGGCAGCCATTTTTGGCCTGGAGCGCCGTCGCGTCACGGGCGGTATCTTGCTGGTGATTCTGGGGCTGTCGGCGGTGGGTTTGGTCTTCGATCCCAATGTGCGCTTTACCGGCTTGTTTGCCATGCCTAGCCTGTTGGGCGAGAACTCCTTGATCGGCGCAATGGATATAGGTGGGGCTCTGAATGCCGTGGTCTTGCCCAGCGTGCTGGCGTTGGTGATGACGGCGGTGTTTGATGCTACCGGCACGATTCGTGCGGTGGCGGGCAACGCCGGGCAATTGGACAAGGATGGCCAGATTATCAATGGTAGCCGTGCCCTGACGACGGACTCGCTCAGCTCCTTGGTCTCGGCCAGTTTGGGCGCCTCGCCTGCCGCGGCCTATATTGAATCTGCAGCGGGGACGGCAGCAGGTGGCCGTACTGGCCTGACGGCCGTGGTGGTCGGTCTGGGCTTTTTGATGCTGATCTTCCTGTCGCCTTTGGCTGGACTGGTGCCTTCCTATGCGACTGCGCCTGCCCTGATGTACGTAGGCTTGCTGATGCTCGGCGGCGTGCGCCATCTGAATACCGATGATACGGTCGATACCATGGCGGGTCTGGTGTGTGCCGTGTTTATCGTGCTGACCGTCAATATCGTCACGGGTATCATGCTGGGCTTCTGCACGCTGGTACTGGGCCGTCTGTTCGCCGGCGAATTACGCCGCCTGAATGTGGGTACCGTTTTGATTGCACTGGCTTTGGCCGTGTTCTACCTGGGTGGCTGGGCCTTGTAA
- a CDS encoding HAD-IB family hydrolase, with translation MLVAFDFDGTITDRDSLQDFIRRMRGWPVCFRAYLACVPRVLVWDRGPQRRQAIKHRFLRSALGGLSREQVQVLADTYVRDYVPQIVRPEMMERVRAHRERGDTVVMVSASPSIYLQPWAKAQGMAQVLATELAFDDQQGCVGMASANCWGQEKVNRLQAWLGDKPVALDMAYGDSPGDAQMLAHTRQPWLRGRDQALPKLEA, from the coding sequence GTGCTGGTCGCATTTGATTTTGATGGCACGATTACAGACCGAGACAGCCTGCAGGACTTCATACGTCGCATGCGAGGCTGGCCGGTCTGTTTTCGTGCCTATTTGGCGTGTGTGCCCCGTGTCTTGGTGTGGGATCGCGGTCCGCAGCGTCGTCAGGCGATCAAGCATCGGTTTTTGCGCAGTGCCCTGGGTGGCTTGAGCCGGGAGCAGGTTCAGGTTTTGGCGGACACCTATGTGCGGGATTACGTGCCGCAGATAGTCCGCCCTGAAATGATGGAACGGGTCCGGGCCCACCGGGAGCGGGGCGATACGGTGGTGATGGTCAGCGCCTCGCCGTCCATTTATTTGCAGCCTTGGGCAAAGGCACAGGGGATGGCTCAGGTGCTGGCGACAGAGCTGGCCTTTGATGATCAGCAAGGTTGTGTGGGCATGGCCAGTGCAAATTGCTGGGGACAAGAGAAGGTCAATCGTCTTCAGGCCTGGCTGGGAGATAAACCCGTGGCGCTGGACATGGCTTATGGTGATAGTCCGGGCGATGCGCAGATGCTGGCGCATACGCGTCAGCCCTGGTTGCGGGGACGGGATCAGGCTTTACCGAAACTGGAAGCCTAG
- a CDS encoding HdeD family acid-resistance protein, translating to MALSPHDNNRSELLRQLPLKPGWFIGLGIALIILGLIALIYVVGATVASVVYVGILMSIGGVLHLAHAWSSKGWRGFLFWSLSGILYLFAGLIAISNPLVGATVLTLIFGAFLIASGAFRLWIWFQNRAQAGGGWMAFSGLITLAAGLIIAAGWPGNSVWILGLILGIDLLTQGWASLLIGMAIKRNQN from the coding sequence ATGGCCTTAAGTCCACATGACAACAATCGCTCTGAGTTGCTACGTCAACTGCCCCTGAAACCTGGATGGTTTATCGGTTTGGGCATTGCCCTGATCATTTTGGGTCTGATCGCCTTGATCTACGTGGTTGGTGCCACGGTTGCCAGCGTGGTGTATGTCGGCATCCTGATGAGCATAGGCGGCGTGCTGCATCTGGCTCATGCATGGAGTTCCAAAGGCTGGCGCGGCTTTCTGTTCTGGAGCCTGAGCGGTATTTTGTACTTGTTCGCCGGTCTGATTGCCATTAGCAACCCCTTGGTAGGTGCCACCGTCCTGACTCTGATTTTTGGCGCCTTCCTGATTGCCTCCGGCGCATTCCGACTCTGGATCTGGTTCCAGAATCGGGCCCAGGCAGGCGGCGGCTGGATGGCTTTCTCCGGCCTGATTACACTGGCAGCCGGTTTGATCATTGCTGCAGGCTGGCCCGGCAATAGCGTATGGATTCTGGGACTGATCCTGGGTATAGATTTGCTGACACAAGGTTGGGCCAGCTTGTTGATTGGTATGGCGATCAAGCGCAATCAGAACTGA
- a CDS encoding copper chaperone PCu(A)C, with amino-acid sequence MKRTIASSLFSLAALLSLPTLAQAEVTVTDPWVRATVPGQQATGAFMVLQSTDNAQLLGASSSLSKQVEVHEMAMENEVMRMRQVEKIDLPAGKAVELKPGGYHIMLLGLDKQVETGSSVDLTLDIQNAAGQKEELKISAPVRALNTKAGQGHQGAHGH; translated from the coding sequence ATGAAACGTACTATTGCTAGCTCTCTTTTCTCCCTGGCCGCCTTGCTGAGTCTGCCCACCCTGGCCCAGGCCGAAGTCACCGTGACCGATCCCTGGGTCCGCGCCACGGTTCCCGGCCAGCAAGCCACCGGCGCCTTCATGGTGCTGCAATCCACTGACAACGCTCAGTTGCTGGGTGCCAGCAGCAGCCTGAGCAAACAGGTGGAAGTGCACGAAATGGCCATGGAAAATGAAGTCATGCGCATGCGCCAGGTCGAAAAAATCGACCTGCCCGCTGGCAAGGCTGTGGAACTGAAGCCCGGTGGTTACCACATCATGCTGCTGGGTCTGGACAAGCAGGTTGAGACAGGCAGCTCCGTGGATCTCACCCTGGACATCCAGAACGCCGCCGGTCAGAAGGAAGAGCTGAAAATCAGCGCTCCGGTCCGTGCCTTGAACACCAAGGCTGGCCAGGGTCACCAGGGCGCACACGGCCACTAA
- a CDS encoding SCO family protein, with amino-acid sequence MNASFSRRQLLLAMLATPLVLSACGDKAPKQPAFRNLEGVDMSSADFAKDFSLLDTEGQRRTMADYRGKIVLIFFGFTQCPDVCPTALTRAVEIKEQLGEDGDKLQVLFISIDPERDTPELLRAYMQAFDPGFVALRPTEEELAKTASDFKVFYQKVPTGSSYTMDHSALTYVYDTQGKLQIALRHTQTAEEAVADIRQVLALSK; translated from the coding sequence ATGAACGCCTCCTTCTCACGCCGCCAGCTGCTGCTTGCCATGCTGGCGACTCCTTTGGTCCTGAGCGCCTGCGGCGACAAGGCCCCCAAGCAGCCTGCCTTTCGTAATCTGGAAGGTGTGGACATGAGCAGTGCCGACTTTGCCAAGGATTTCAGCTTGCTCGATACCGAAGGCCAACGTCGCACCATGGCCGACTATCGCGGCAAGATCGTGCTGATCTTCTTTGGCTTCACTCAATGCCCCGACGTCTGCCCGACAGCACTGACCCGTGCCGTCGAGATCAAGGAACAGCTGGGCGAGGATGGCGACAAGCTGCAAGTCTTGTTTATCTCTATTGACCCGGAGCGCGATACGCCCGAACTGCTACGTGCCTACATGCAGGCTTTCGACCCCGGTTTTGTGGCCCTGCGTCCCACCGAAGAAGAGCTGGCCAAGACCGCCAGCGACTTCAAAGTCTTCTACCAAAAGGTTCCTACCGGCTCCAGCTACACCATGGACCACAGCGCCTTGACCTATGTGTACGACACGCAAGGCAAGTTGCAGATCGCCCTGCGTCACACGCAAACGGCTGAAGAGGCCGTGGCTGATATCCGCCAGGTACTGGCTTTGAGCAAGTGA
- a CDS encoding FMN-binding glutamate synthase family protein, giving the protein MQKWLTRYTAFYIIIGLTALFLLLSLFRSASWLWLAIPGLALCIQGLVDITQTRHAIRRNYPVIGNLRFIFEAIRPEIRQYFLEGDEQQLPFSRADRSLVYQRAKQEIDKQPFGTHQEVYNNGYEWINHSMTPKHIKDSQFRIDVGGPDCTKPYSLSVLNISAMSFGALSANAILALNKGAKMGNFAHDTGEGGISTYHLRHGGDLIWNIGSGYFGCRDEHGNFSPERFAERATQDHVKMIEIKLSQGAKPGHGGILPGTKVSPEIALARGVPEGVDCNSPASHSAFHSPVELLEFVARLRTLSGGKPVGFKLCIGHPWEWFAIAKAMLKTGITPDFIVVDGAEGGTGASPVEFIDHVGTPLREALRLVHNTLVGIGLREQIRLGASGKIISAFDMARIMALGADWCNSARGFMFAVGCIQAQACHTDKCPTGVATQDPQRQKALVVDDKSLRVASFHGNTLKALAELLGAAGLEHPDQLRPHHIARRISNGEVRVMSALFPDLKKGELLRGHYRQTIFRVGWPMANPDSFEPAYSLSKALSHLNDEADPEDIVKKQDAADSAGQALA; this is encoded by the coding sequence ATGCAAAAGTGGCTGACACGCTACACCGCCTTCTACATCATCATTGGCCTGACCGCCCTTTTCTTGCTGCTTTCCTTGTTCAGAAGCGCAAGCTGGCTATGGCTGGCGATACCAGGGCTGGCCCTGTGCATTCAGGGCTTGGTGGACATCACTCAAACTCGTCACGCCATTCGTCGCAACTACCCGGTTATTGGCAATCTGCGCTTCATTTTTGAAGCCATTCGCCCGGAAATTCGCCAGTACTTTCTGGAAGGCGATGAGCAACAACTGCCCTTCTCGCGTGCCGACCGCTCCCTGGTGTACCAGCGCGCCAAACAAGAAATCGACAAGCAGCCTTTTGGTACCCATCAGGAGGTCTATAACAATGGCTACGAGTGGATCAACCACTCCATGACCCCCAAGCACATCAAGGACTCGCAGTTCCGCATTGATGTGGGCGGGCCGGACTGTACCAAGCCTTATTCGCTGTCGGTGCTGAATATTTCAGCCATGAGTTTCGGGGCTCTGTCGGCCAATGCCATTCTGGCCCTGAACAAAGGGGCCAAGATGGGCAATTTTGCTCATGACACAGGCGAAGGCGGTATCAGCACCTATCACCTGCGCCACGGTGGCGATCTGATCTGGAATATTGGCTCGGGTTATTTTGGGTGCCGCGATGAGCACGGCAACTTCTCGCCCGAACGCTTTGCCGAGCGCGCTACCCAGGATCACGTCAAGATGATTGAAATCAAGCTGTCGCAAGGGGCCAAACCCGGCCACGGCGGCATCTTGCCCGGCACCAAGGTTTCGCCTGAAATTGCCCTGGCGCGCGGTGTGCCAGAAGGCGTGGACTGCAACTCGCCAGCGAGCCATAGTGCTTTCCACTCCCCTGTAGAACTGCTGGAATTTGTGGCCAGGCTACGTACCTTGTCCGGTGGCAAACCCGTGGGCTTCAAGCTCTGTATCGGGCACCCCTGGGAATGGTTTGCCATTGCCAAAGCCATGCTGAAAACAGGCATTACACCGGACTTTATTGTGGTCGATGGTGCTGAAGGTGGTACAGGTGCCTCCCCCGTGGAATTCATTGACCACGTCGGCACCCCCTTGCGCGAGGCGTTGCGCCTGGTTCATAACACGCTGGTGGGTATCGGTTTGCGCGAGCAAATCCGTCTGGGCGCCTCGGGCAAGATCATCAGCGCGTTTGATATGGCTCGCATCATGGCCCTGGGTGCCGACTGGTGCAATAGCGCACGCGGCTTCATGTTTGCCGTTGGCTGCATTCAGGCTCAAGCCTGTCATACCGACAAATGCCCGACCGGCGTGGCAACACAAGATCCGCAACGTCAAAAAGCCCTGGTGGTGGATGACAAATCCCTGCGCGTGGCCAGTTTCCACGGCAATACGCTCAAGGCACTGGCTGAATTGCTGGGCGCCGCTGGCCTGGAACACCCGGACCAGCTACGCCCTCACCATATTGCCCGTCGCATCAGCAACGGCGAAGTGCGCGTGATGTCGGCCCTGTTCCCGGATCTGAAAAAAGGCGAGCTCTTGCGCGGCCACTATCGTCAAACGATTTTCCGCGTGGGCTGGCCCATGGCCAACCCCGACTCCTTTGAACCGGCCTACAGCCTGAGCAAAGCCTTGTCGCACTTGAATGATGAAGCTGATCCTGAAGATATCGTGAAAAAACAGGATGCAGCTGACAGCGCAGGCCAAGCCCTGGCTTAA
- a CDS encoding FUSC family protein, whose translation MFAFAPWIQLDRPALLHGLNMAMAAWLSFGIAVLLSVDNPFWAAMPVWVLSQAYRGLVYERALWRILGTLVGAGLGLAFLHLPNPYLQLLGMALVVGVASALTHVFRGAFSYLPMLAGITIGVVVLPSVLAPDASLDLALSRVECTLIGVLVTTLLCSRTTPRSQRKTYYQRVRVLAADALRIAAHALGPSYQQPDQSSWTRVRQEIVDLDAQARILAAGSLDAYRRLPYVDAFLYAVIELLAASALIAQQRERGLSPVADYVQDLQEQAQRLQDGLSLRVLGKTALRQEGQISLARLRRAMGQIQRAEQGLFAERVQPERHRVLTTPAISVDWPLAIRTGLISGLAAFTAGGVAYALASPALELMAIGVCTFSIILGSMPRPQLMSRTMFTGIAVGVLVASFYRYFVQPQLVEDWQVILSVLPFLVIGGLLRANRPTSTWALDANMCFQLASQAGMAAVSWPVIMKESLPLLAGSAVVCSAFFLLPRRTHPRGQALVRRVVRELYSLIKRSRPRLFRVWRARVARQWVRLWHWMGEQTPHGLLSLINLGHAVVALKRLAKRGPEQQACVVLVCELLEGFEHQPVELAQQLLRIGQSCTDTVLMQAIMDVAQSLQGATPILVYAYPPNAMPRAVETS comes from the coding sequence ATGTTTGCCTTTGCTCCCTGGATCCAGCTGGATCGGCCCGCGCTTTTACATGGTCTGAATATGGCCATGGCTGCCTGGCTATCCTTTGGAATCGCTGTTCTGCTATCCGTTGATAATCCCTTCTGGGCCGCCATGCCGGTGTGGGTCTTGTCTCAAGCCTACCGTGGGCTGGTGTACGAACGGGCTTTGTGGCGGATTCTGGGAACCTTGGTGGGAGCAGGGCTGGGGCTGGCCTTCTTGCATTTGCCCAATCCTTATTTGCAATTGCTGGGCATGGCGCTGGTGGTGGGGGTGGCGTCGGCCTTGACCCATGTGTTTCGGGGCGCCTTTTCCTACTTGCCCATGTTGGCGGGGATTACGATTGGCGTGGTGGTCTTGCCGTCTGTGCTGGCTCCGGATGCGTCATTGGATCTGGCCTTGTCGCGGGTGGAGTGCACCTTGATCGGGGTACTGGTAACCACCTTGCTCTGTTCCCGGACCACACCGCGCAGTCAGCGCAAGACTTATTACCAGCGGGTGCGCGTCCTGGCGGCGGATGCCTTGCGCATTGCTGCCCATGCTTTGGGTCCGTCTTATCAGCAGCCGGATCAGAGCTCGTGGACTCGTGTTCGCCAGGAGATTGTGGATCTGGATGCGCAAGCTCGTATTCTGGCGGCGGGTTCTCTGGATGCTTATCGACGCCTGCCTTATGTGGATGCGTTCCTGTACGCTGTGATCGAGCTTCTGGCCGCCAGCGCGCTGATTGCCCAGCAACGGGAGCGGGGCCTGTCGCCAGTCGCGGATTATGTACAGGACTTGCAGGAACAGGCGCAGCGTTTGCAGGATGGTCTGAGCTTGCGGGTGCTGGGCAAGACAGCCTTGCGGCAAGAAGGACAGATCAGCCTGGCGCGCTTGCGCCGTGCAATGGGACAAATACAAAGAGCGGAGCAGGGCTTGTTCGCTGAACGGGTGCAGCCTGAACGGCACCGTGTTCTGACGACGCCCGCCATCTCGGTGGATTGGCCCCTGGCCATCCGTACTGGCCTGATCAGTGGCTTGGCCGCATTCACGGCAGGCGGCGTGGCGTACGCTTTGGCCAGCCCCGCGCTGGAGTTGATGGCGATTGGGGTGTGTACCTTCTCCATTATTCTGGGTTCCATGCCGCGTCCCCAATTGATGAGCCGAACCATGTTTACCGGGATCGCGGTGGGTGTTCTGGTCGCCAGCTTTTATCGCTACTTCGTCCAGCCGCAGCTGGTCGAAGACTGGCAGGTCATTCTGTCCGTGCTTCCTTTTCTGGTGATCGGCGGTTTGTTACGTGCCAACCGTCCTACCTCGACCTGGGCCTTGGACGCGAATATGTGTTTCCAGTTGGCCAGTCAGGCCGGGATGGCGGCGGTCAGTTGGCCCGTCATCATGAAGGAGTCCTTGCCTTTGCTGGCGGGCTCCGCGGTGGTGTGCAGTGCCTTCTTCCTTTTGCCTCGCCGTACTCATCCTCGTGGGCAAGCCTTGGTAAGGCGTGTGGTGCGTGAACTGTATTCCCTGATCAAGCGTTCGCGTCCACGCCTGTTCCGGGTCTGGCGTGCGCGAGTAGCGCGGCAATGGGTGCGCCTCTGGCACTGGATGGGAGAGCAGACTCCCCATGGCTTGCTGTCCTTGATCAACCTGGGGCATGCAGTGGTGGCGTTAAAGCGGCTCGCCAAACGCGGGCCGGAGCAGCAGGCCTGTGTCGTGCTGGTCTGTGAATTGCTGGAAGGGTTCGAGCATCAGCCCGTGGAATTGGCCCAGCAACTGCTGCGTATCGGCCAGTCGTGTACCGATACGGTATTGATGCAGGCGATTATGGATGTCGCCCAGTCCTTGCAGGGAGCGACACCGATTCTGGTTTATGCTTACCCGCCTAATGCTATGCCTCGTGCTGTGGAGACCTCCTGA
- a CDS encoding MarR family winged helix-turn-helix transcriptional regulator, producing MNHQLYERFGLSMIVLARLYRRELDQTLVRYGVSEATILPIRYLAQLGEPIRQGQLARMMRLEGPTLVRLIDQLESGGLLARLPDEQDKRARLLCLTDKGRDFHERLLELLRQSRAPLFEGIPDEDIEAALRCFDQLASNLGLEATDMSSLFGD from the coding sequence ATGAATCACCAACTTTATGAACGGTTTGGCTTGTCCATGATTGTGCTGGCGCGCCTTTACCGTCGTGAATTGGATCAGACCCTGGTGCGTTACGGAGTGTCCGAGGCCACCATTTTGCCTATCCGCTATCTGGCTCAATTGGGCGAACCGATACGGCAAGGACAACTGGCACGCATGATGCGGCTGGAGGGACCAACGCTGGTGCGCCTGATCGATCAACTGGAGTCCGGCGGTCTGCTGGCGCGCCTGCCTGACGAGCAGGACAAGCGTGCACGCCTTTTGTGCCTGACCGACAAAGGGCGCGACTTTCACGAACGATTGCTGGAGCTGCTGCGCCAGTCTCGTGCTCCCTTGTTTGAAGGGATTCCAGACGAAGATATAGAAGCCGCCTTGCGCTGTTTTGATCAGTTGGCCAGCAATCTGGGGCTGGAGGCAACAGATATGTCCAGCCTGTTCGGGGACTGA
- a CDS encoding CinA family protein has product MNDVDLASLVKTMSEAKLTLATAESCTAGLIASTLADQKGAAAVLDCAFVTYSPQAKYRCLGVDQSVLSANNLCSEAVARAMAKGAAELTPANLIIANTGVADDIAEPQIPAGTQCFAWLFKPQDRFDPLVIYTETIVFDGNRDQIRQQSARYALGRIEHWLRLAKQERQGVNPGV; this is encoded by the coding sequence ATGAACGATGTGGATCTGGCTAGCCTGGTCAAAACCATGAGCGAAGCCAAACTGACGCTGGCAACGGCCGAGTCATGTACGGCGGGTTTGATTGCTTCCACTCTGGCCGATCAGAAAGGGGCGGCCGCTGTGCTCGATTGTGCTTTTGTGACGTATTCACCGCAGGCCAAGTATCGCTGCCTGGGCGTGGACCAAAGCGTGTTGTCGGCAAACAATTTATGCAGCGAGGCAGTGGCCAGAGCCATGGCCAAGGGCGCGGCTGAATTGACTCCTGCCAATCTGATTATTGCCAACACCGGCGTGGCCGATGATATTGCCGAGCCACAGATTCCCGCCGGAACACAATGTTTCGCGTGGCTGTTCAAGCCTCAAGACAGGTTTGATCCTTTGGTGATTTATACCGAAACCATTGTTTTTGACGGTAACCGCGATCAAATCCGGCAGCAAAGCGCACGCTACGCCTTGGGGCGCATCGAGCATTGGTTGCGACTGGCCAAACAAGAACGCCAGGGCGTGAACCCTGGCGTTTGA